Proteins from a single region of Erythrobacter sp.:
- a CDS encoding glutamate synthase subunit beta translates to MGKETGFLELDRRERDYHDPKERLKNYREFVVQPDDATLTGQASRCMNCGIPYCHNGCPVNNLIPDWNHLVYEADWKRALDMLHSTNNFPEFTGRICPAPCEAACTLNIVDQPVTIKSIECAIVDRGWKEGWITPKVPETKTGKSVAVVGSGPAGLACAQQLARAGHSVTVFEKSDRVGGLLRYGIPDFKMEKHLINRRCVQMEAEGVTFKTSKEVGVDISFASLKENFDAVVLAGGAEDARPLSIPGAEMQGVRLAMEFLTQQNKRVAGDDELRAAPRGSLLATGKHVVVIGGGDTGSDCVGTSNRQGAKSVTQLEIMPKPPEKEDKALTWPDWPLKLRTSSSHQEGVERDWAVLTKRVIGDGETVTGLECVRVEWIGGQMQEVAGSEFTIPADLILLAMGFVGPKKAGLLEQAGVTLNGRGNVDADTESYATSEAGVFACGDMRRGQSLVVWAIREGRQCARSVDEALMGVSELPR, encoded by the coding sequence ATGGGCAAGGAAACCGGATTTCTCGAATTGGACCGCCGCGAGCGGGACTATCACGATCCGAAAGAGCGGCTGAAGAACTACCGCGAATTCGTCGTCCAGCCGGATGATGCGACGCTGACGGGGCAGGCCTCGCGCTGCATGAATTGCGGGATTCCCTACTGCCATAACGGCTGTCCGGTGAACAACCTCATCCCGGACTGGAACCACCTCGTCTACGAGGCGGACTGGAAGCGTGCGCTCGACATGCTCCATTCCACCAACAACTTCCCCGAATTCACCGGCCGCATCTGTCCCGCCCCGTGCGAGGCGGCGTGCACGCTCAACATTGTCGACCAGCCGGTGACCATCAAGTCGATCGAATGCGCCATCGTCGATCGCGGGTGGAAGGAAGGCTGGATCACGCCCAAGGTGCCCGAAACCAAGACCGGCAAGTCGGTCGCCGTCGTCGGCTCCGGCCCAGCGGGACTCGCCTGCGCGCAGCAGCTGGCGCGTGCGGGCCATTCGGTCACCGTCTTCGAAAAGTCCGACCGCGTCGGCGGGTTGCTGCGTTACGGCATCCCCGACTTCAAGATGGAAAAGCACCTCATCAACCGGCGCTGCGTCCAGATGGAAGCCGAAGGGGTGACCTTCAAAACCTCCAAGGAAGTCGGCGTCGACATCTCCTTCGCCTCGCTCAAGGAGAATTTCGACGCGGTGGTGCTGGCCGGCGGCGCGGAAGATGCGCGGCCGCTCTCGATCCCCGGCGCAGAGATGCAGGGCGTGCGCCTTGCGATGGAATTCCTCACCCAGCAGAACAAGCGTGTCGCAGGTGACGACGAACTGCGCGCCGCCCCGCGCGGCTCGCTGCTCGCCACCGGCAAGCACGTGGTGGTGATCGGCGGCGGCGATACGGGAAGCGACTGTGTCGGCACCTCGAACCGGCAGGGCGCCAAGAGCGTCACCCAGCTCGAAATCATGCCCAAGCCGCCCGAAAAGGAAGACAAGGCGCTGACCTGGCCCGATTGGCCGCTCAAGCTGCGCACCTCGTCGAGCCATCAGGAAGGCGTGGAGCGTGACTGGGCCGTGCTGACCAAGCGCGTGATCGGCGACGGCGAGACGGTGACCGGCCTCGAATGTGTGCGGGTCGAATGGATCGGCGGCCAGATGCAGGAAGTCGCGGGCAGCGAATTCACCATCCCGGCCGATCTGATCCTGCTCGCCATGGGCTTTGTCGGGCCGAAGAAGGCCGGGCTGCTCGAACAGGCAGGCGTGACGCTCAACGGGCGCGGCAATGTCGATGCCGACACGGAAAGCTACGCCACCAGCGAAGCCGGCGTCTTCGCCTGCGGTGATATGCGGCGCGGGCAGAGCCTCGTCGTCTGGGCGATCCGCGAGGGCCGCCAGTGTGCGCGCAGCGTCGATGAGGCGCTGATGGGGGTTAGCGAACTGCCGCGCTGA
- the murA gene encoding UDP-N-acetylglucosamine 1-carboxyvinyltransferase: MDKLIIRGGNRLSGSIPISGAKNAALTLIPCALLTEEPLTLRNLPRLADIDGFQHLMNQFGVTTVIQGTRPEDFGRVMSLEATRITSNVAPYDLVRKMRASILVLGPMLARAGEATVSMPGGCAIGNRPIDLHLKALEAFGAKIELAAGYVRAIQPDGGMPGGDFDFPVVSVGATENALMAAVLANGTSRLFNAAREPEIVDLCNMLVAMGAEIEGIGTSNLTIHGVKRLHGATYRVMPDRIEAGSYACAAAITGGEVRLEGARADEMMATIHALQAIGCDVTWDAKSITVAANGPLKATNLTTAPYPGLATDMQAQLMALLCKAEGASVLKETIFENRFMHVPELARMGADITTEGRTAIVKGVDRLTGAEVMATDLRASMSLVIAALAAEGETTVRRLYHLDRGYERLEEKLQLVGADIERVDD, encoded by the coding sequence ATGGACAAACTCATCATTCGCGGCGGCAACCGCCTTTCCGGCTCGATCCCGATTTCCGGCGCCAAGAACGCAGCCCTGACGCTGATCCCCTGCGCGCTTTTGACCGAGGAGCCGCTGACGCTGCGCAACCTGCCGCGGCTGGCGGATATCGACGGGTTCCAGCACCTGATGAACCAGTTCGGGGTCACCACGGTGATCCAGGGCACGCGTCCTGAAGATTTCGGCCGGGTGATGAGCCTTGAGGCGACCCGCATCACCTCCAACGTCGCGCCCTATGATCTGGTGCGCAAGATGCGCGCTTCGATCCTTGTGCTTGGGCCCATGCTGGCCCGCGCGGGCGAGGCGACCGTCTCGATGCCCGGCGGCTGCGCGATCGGCAACCGCCCGATCGACCTGCACCTGAAGGCGCTCGAAGCCTTCGGCGCGAAGATCGAGCTGGCGGCAGGCTATGTGCGGGCGATCCAGCCCGATGGCGGGATGCCGGGTGGCGATTTCGACTTCCCGGTGGTGAGCGTCGGCGCGACCGAGAATGCGCTGATGGCCGCCGTGCTGGCGAATGGCACCAGCCGGTTGTTCAACGCCGCGCGCGAGCCGGAAATCGTCGATCTGTGCAACATGCTCGTCGCGATGGGCGCGGAGATCGAGGGGATCGGCACCTCCAACCTCACCATCCACGGCGTGAAGCGCCTGCACGGCGCGACCTACCGTGTCATGCCTGACCGGATCGAGGCCGGCTCCTACGCCTGTGCGGCGGCGATCACGGGCGGCGAAGTGCGGCTCGAAGGCGCGCGCGCGGACGAGATGATGGCGACGATCCACGCCCTGCAAGCCATCGGCTGCGACGTGACGTGGGACGCCAAGAGCATCACGGTGGCTGCGAACGGCCCGCTGAAGGCCACCAACCTCACCACCGCGCCCTATCCGGGCCTTGCCACCGACATGCAGGCGCAGCTGATGGCGCTGCTGTGCAAGGCCGAGGGCGCGAGCGTGCTGAAAGAGACGATCTTCGAAAACCGCTTCATGCACGTGCCGGAACTGGCGCGCATGGGGGCAGACATCACCACCGAAGGCCGCACGGCGATCGTGAAGGGTGTCGACCGCCTGACCGGCGCCGAAGTCATGGCGACCGACCTGCGCGCTTCGATGAGCCTCGTCATCGCCGCGCTGGCTGCGGAAGGCGAGACGACCGTGCGCCGGCTCTACCACCTCGACCGCGGTTACGAGCGGCTGGAGGAAAAGCTCCAGCTGGTGGGTGCGGATATCGAGCGGGTGGACGATTGA
- a CDS encoding haloacid dehalogenase type II, with amino-acid sequence MSAPPLPKALAFDVFGTVVDWRTSVTRESASFLAAIGRGDIDAAAFADAWRAQYIAAMIGMRKSGRAFEVLDVLHREMLEAALRERDVDPAGLDEDLLADWNRAWHRLDPWPDTVAGLTRLKTRLPIVTLSNGNIALLLAMARRAGLPWDAILGAEVSGFYKPDRQAYLRTAEVLGIAPGELCLVAAHHGDLAAARACGLMTAYVDRPDEYGGAPAPDAHHAQTWEWSATSLTELADMLGC; translated from the coding sequence ATGTCCGCTCCGCCCCTTCCCAAGGCGCTCGCCTTCGACGTCTTCGGCACGGTCGTTGACTGGCGCACCAGCGTCACGCGCGAATCCGCAAGCTTTCTCGCGGCCATCGGACGGGGCGATATCGATGCGGCGGCCTTCGCCGATGCATGGCGGGCGCAATACATCGCGGCGATGATCGGGATGCGCAAATCGGGCCGCGCTTTCGAGGTGCTCGACGTACTCCACCGCGAGATGCTCGAAGCGGCCCTGCGCGAGCGCGATGTTGATCCGGCGGGCCTCGATGAGGATCTGCTGGCCGACTGGAACCGCGCGTGGCACCGGCTCGATCCGTGGCCCGACACGGTCGCGGGACTGACCCGGCTGAAGACGCGCCTGCCGATTGTCACGCTTTCCAACGGCAATATCGCGCTGCTGCTGGCGATGGCGCGGCGGGCGGGCCTGCCGTGGGATGCGATCCTCGGCGCGGAGGTGAGCGGGTTCTACAAGCCCGACCGCCAGGCCTATCTGCGCACCGCCGAAGTCCTCGGCATCGCGCCGGGCGAGCTATGCCTCGTCGCTGCGCATCACGGCGATCTTGCCGCCGCGCGCGCCTGCGGGCTTATGACTGCCTATGTTGACCGCCCGGACGAATATGGCGGCGCACCCGCACCCGATGCGCATCACGCGCAAACGTGGGAATGGTCAGCGACGAGCCTGACCGAGCTAGCCGACATGCTGGGCTGCTGA
- a CDS encoding UTP--glucose-1-phosphate uridylyltransferase, producing MSPRPIRKAVFPVAGLGTRFLPATKVVPKELLPVVDRPLIQYAVDEAREAGIEQMIFVTGRGKTGIVEHFDIAFELEQTMSERGRDLSVLECTRATPGDVIAVRQQVPLGLGHAIWCARAIVGDEPFAIFLPDELMVAKEGGTGCMKQMVEAYNEVGGNLISVLEVPMEQVPSYGVIAPGESRGALTEVRGLVEKPKLEDAPSNKIVSGRYILQPEVMRVLEAQEKGAGGEIQLTDAMAKMIGTQPFHAVTFDGARYDCGSKTGFVEATLAIALARPDMGDQVREIARRLIGD from the coding sequence ATGTCACCCCGCCCGATCCGCAAGGCCGTGTTTCCCGTCGCCGGTCTCGGCACGCGTTTCCTGCCCGCAACCAAGGTCGTGCCCAAGGAATTGCTCCCGGTGGTGGATCGCCCGCTGATCCAATACGCCGTGGACGAGGCGCGCGAGGCAGGGATCGAGCAGATGATCTTCGTCACGGGCCGCGGCAAGACGGGCATTGTCGAGCATTTCGACATCGCCTTCGAACTCGAACAGACCATGTCAGAGCGTGGGCGCGATCTCTCGGTGCTCGAATGCACCCGCGCCACGCCGGGCGATGTGATCGCGGTGCGCCAGCAGGTGCCATTGGGCCTCGGCCATGCGATCTGGTGCGCCCGCGCCATCGTCGGCGACGAGCCTTTCGCGATCTTCCTGCCCGACGAGCTGATGGTGGCGAAAGAAGGCGGCACCGGCTGCATGAAGCAGATGGTCGAGGCCTATAACGAAGTCGGCGGCAACCTCATCTCGGTGCTCGAAGTGCCGATGGAGCAGGTGCCGAGCTACGGCGTGATCGCGCCGGGCGAAAGTCGGGGCGCGCTCACCGAAGTGCGCGGGCTGGTCGAAAAGCCCAAGCTCGAAGACGCCCCCTCGAACAAGATCGTCTCGGGCCGCTACATCCTCCAGCCCGAGGTGATGCGCGTGCTCGAAGCCCAGGAGAAGGGCGCGGGCGGCGAAATCCAGCTAACCGATGCGATGGCCAAGATGATCGGCACCCAGCCGTTCCACGCCGTCACCTTCGATGGCGCGCGCTACGATTGCGGCAGCAAGACCGGCTTTGTCGAAGCGACGCTGGCGATCGCGCTGGCCCGCCCCGACATGGGCGATCAGGTCCGCGAAATCGCCCGCCGCCTGATCGGCGACTAG